ACACCGACCTTCTGCTCGACGGCGCCTTGCGGGGGTGCGGCGTCGCACTGCTGGTCGAGAGTCTGGTGGAGAGACACCTTGCAAACGGATCGCTCGAGCGCGTGCTGGCCGATTGGTGCAAACCTTTCCCGGGCTTCCATCTCTACTATCCGAGCAGACGTCACATGCCTGTCGCCATGAGAACCTTCATCAACTGTATGAAGCTGTCGTAGCGCGTGTTCTCGTTGAAGGCAGAGCTGATGCACTCAAAGCTTGCCACCAGCGACTAATCGCGGCCTGCAAAAGCCTCCTCCAGCATACCAAGCGCTGCCCGCACCGCCGGGTTTACCCGACGGCTCTCCGGCCAGAGCGCGGTGATCTTGTTCCGCTCCACCGCGAAGTCGGCCAACACCGGGACCAATTCTCCCCGCTTGACATAGGGAGCCGTGACGAACGTGGCGCCCATGCCGATGCCGGCACCAGCCGCGAGCATGGCAACAAGCGCCTCGCTGACGTCGGCGGTCAGTGTAGAGGGCGGGACGACCTCGATCACCCTCCCCTCGATTCGAAACGGCCAGCGCAGCGGCTGTCCCGTGCTCTGGTAGCGAAGCGTGACCGTATCATGATCGGCCAGGTCGTCCGGATGCGTCGGAACGCCGCGCTCGGCAAGGTAGGCCGGAGAGGCGAAGCAGCAAAGCTGCACCGGTGCCAGCTTGCGCGACAGAAGTCTCGAGTCTGCGAGGTCGCCGATGCGAACGGCGATGTCTATGCCCTCGTCGACGATGTTCACGAAGCGGTCGCTCAGCCGCAGATCGATTGACAACCTGGGGTATTGTCGACGGAATGCAGGGAGCGCCGGCGCGATCACGTGCACCCCGATCGGCAGCGAACTCGCAATCCGCAAGCTGCCCGACGGCTCCGAACGCGTAGCAGCCGCCACCTGCCCGATCTCCTCCGCGTCGCGCAGCA
This sequence is a window from Sphingomonas ginsenosidivorax. Protein-coding genes within it:
- a CDS encoding LysR family transcriptional regulator — encoded protein: MRDEIRSAQGVDNGSEWRFSDAMKEQMALERLTGLFAFARAGTLGSYTAAARSLSISPSAVSKSVQRLEKQLGVPLFTRTTRSLTLTAEGRELHERAVRLLRDAEEIGQVAAATRSEPSGSLRIASSLPIGVHVIAPALPAFRRQYPRLSIDLRLSDRFVNIVDEGIDIAVRIGDLADSRLLSRKLAPVQLCCFASPAYLAERGVPTHPDDLADHDTVTLRYQSTGQPLRWPFRIEGRVIEVVPPSTLTADVSEALVAMLAAGAGIGMGATFVTAPYVKRGELVPVLADFAVERNKITALWPESRRVNPAVRAALGMLEEAFAGRD